A segment of the Gemmatimonadaceae bacterium genome:
GCCGACCGCTGCTGGCCCGCCGACCCGAACGTCCGCAGGTCGCGTCCGTCGAGCGTGAGCGTCAGATCGTCGCGGTGCGGACCGGCCTGCGTCATCCCGCGCCGCACGTCGAGCGCGCGCCGGGCCTCGAGCGCGGCGGCGATCGCCGCCTCCGGATCGCTGCCGCCGTCCAGCGACGTCGCGTAGCGCAGCGCGCCCAGTCCGCTCTCGCCGATCTCGGCGCAGAGGGCCGCGTAGCGGTCGGCCACCGCCGCCACCCAGGCGCGCCGTTGCCGCCAGAGCACGCCGCCCGCCTGCGCCAGCGGCGTATCCCACACGCTCACCCGCGCGTCGGCGCGCCCCGTGCGCGCCGCGTCGCGCAGCGCCGCGTTGCGCCGGACGAGCGCGCCGCGATAGGTCTGCAACGCCGCCAGGTACGGCCGCGACGCCAGCGCGAGCAGGATGTCGAGATACCGCCGGCGCGCCACCGGCGCGCCGCCCACCAGGTCCACGTCGGCCGGCGAGAACATCACCGACGGCAGCGTCCCGATCCCGTCGCTCAGGCGCGCGACCGACGCGCCGTCCACCGTCACGCGCTTGCGGCGCGACTGGCGCTCGAATCCCACGCTGATCGTCCGCCCGTTCGCAATCGCGCCGTCGAGATGGAACCCGGCGGCGCCGAATCGCACGAGGTCCACGTCCCGCGCCCCGCGCACGCTGCGCAGGAGTTGCAGGTAGTAGATCGCTTCGAGGAGGTTGGTCTTGCCGTGGCCGTTCTCGCCCACCACGACCATGCCCTCGTCGGGCAGCGTGAGAT
Coding sequences within it:
- the recF gene encoding DNA replication and repair protein RecF (All proteins in this family for which functions are known are DNA-binding proteins that assist the filamentation of RecA onto DNA for the initiation of recombination or recombinational repair.) → MTVPAVRLTALALRDFRNFPRLDLTLPDEGMVVVGENGHGKTNLLEAIYYLQLLRSVRGARDVDLVRFGAAGFHLDGAIANGRTISVGFERQSRRKRVTVDGASVARLSDGIGTLPSVMFSPADVDLVGGAPVARRRYLDILLALASRPYLAALQTYRGALVRRNAALRDAARTGRADARVSVWDTPLAQAGGVLWRQRRAWVAAVADRYAALCAEIGESGLGALRYATSLDGGSDPEAAIAAALEARRALDVRRGMTQAGPHRDDLTLTLDGRDLRTFGSAGQQRSAAIALRMLEWETLRDACGAAPLLLLDDPFAELDARRAARILALLSGAGIGQTVLTVPRETDIPREFTRLARTRVEAGTMRCWEAA